One Sphingomonas sp. FARSPH DNA segment encodes these proteins:
- a CDS encoding SRPBCC family protein: protein MTAATDTRRDDAPASSAKHRAADAVTDHLTEGKGSAVSGRAVTINRPVAEVFDYFRDFANLPTFMENVVSVTPLDADRTHWVVKAPAGGTVAWDARITEEDAGRCIAWTSEPGADVANSGRVTFRDAGARGTVVTATIAYDPPGGVIGKVIAQMFQREPAIQARRDLRRFKQLMETGEIATPAMNPKQFEEMGL from the coding sequence ATGACCGCCGCCACGGACACGAGGCGCGACGACGCGCCAGCGAGCAGTGCGAAACACCGCGCCGCCGATGCGGTGACCGATCACCTGACCGAGGGGAAGGGCAGCGCGGTGTCCGGCCGCGCGGTGACGATCAACCGGCCGGTGGCGGAGGTGTTCGACTATTTTCGCGATTTCGCAAACCTGCCGACGTTCATGGAGAACGTCGTCTCGGTCACGCCGCTCGACGCGGATCGGACGCATTGGGTGGTCAAGGCCCCCGCCGGCGGCACGGTCGCATGGGATGCGCGGATCACCGAGGAAGACGCGGGGCGGTGCATCGCCTGGACGTCCGAACCCGGTGCCGACGTCGCCAACAGCGGGCGTGTGACGTTCCGTGATGCGGGCGCGCGTGGCACGGTGGTCACCGCGACGATCGCCTACGACCCGCCCGGCGGCGTGATCGGCAAGGTGATCGCCCAGATGTTCCAGCGCGAACCCGCGATCCAGGCGCGCCGCGACCTGCGCCGGTTCAAGCAGCTGATGGAAACCGGCGAGATCGCGACGCCCGCGATGAATCCCAAGCAGTTCGAGGAGATGGGCCTGTGA
- a CDS encoding DNA-3-methyladenine glycosylase family protein codes for MGLSEEQLRADLDALAAREPAFAAGLARVGYPAPRIRARGYDTLLRTIIGQQVSVQSANAVYRKLETLVGNPSDPHTILAASDETLRAAGLSRQKASYARSLAEEVTSGRLDLDNLPADDEEAIAQLVRVKGIGRWSAEIYLLFAEGRTDIWPAGDLAVQIEVGRLLGHDARPSEKMVRALAESWRPHRGALAIFTWHHYGAGPDDKAPV; via the coding sequence ATGGGGCTGAGCGAGGAACAGCTGCGCGCCGATCTCGACGCGCTCGCGGCGCGCGAACCCGCCTTCGCCGCCGGGCTGGCGCGGGTCGGCTACCCCGCGCCACGCATCCGTGCGCGCGGGTACGACACGTTGCTGCGCACGATCATCGGCCAGCAGGTCAGCGTCCAGTCGGCGAACGCGGTCTATCGCAAGCTGGAGACGCTGGTCGGCAACCCCAGCGACCCGCACACGATCCTGGCGGCCAGCGACGAGACGCTGCGCGCGGCGGGCCTGTCGCGGCAGAAGGCGTCCTACGCGCGCAGCCTCGCCGAAGAGGTGACGAGCGGGCGGCTCGACCTCGACAATCTGCCCGCCGACGACGAAGAAGCGATCGCGCAGCTCGTCCGCGTCAAGGGCATCGGCCGCTGGTCGGCGGAAATCTACCTGCTGTTCGCCGAGGGGCGCACCGACATCTGGCCCGCCGGCGACCTCGCCGTCCAGATCGAGGTCGGCCGCCTGCTCGGCCACGACGCACGCCCCTCCGAGAAAATGGTGCGCGCACTCGCCGAATCCTGGCGCCCGCACCGCGGCGCACTCGCCATCTTCACGTGGCACCATTACGGCGCCGGCCCCGACGACAAGGCGCCGGTCTGA
- a CDS encoding glycogen/starch/alpha-glucan phosphorylase, with product MDTDAETRALASAIVDTLVHRIGKDAQAARPHDWLAATILTLRNEIIERWMESTKAAHAAGAKRVYYLSLEFLIGRLLRDALSNLRHTAEVGAALASLGVDLATIEEIEPDAALGNGGLGRLAACFMESLASLDLPAYGYGIRYVNGMFRQRIDDGWQVELPETWLAHGNPWEFERRESAYFVGFGGEVTTKASGLTHWNPAEAVQAVAYDTPMVGWRGKRVNTLRLWRARAFDPIRLDQFNAGDFQGALAGELRAETLTRVLYPNDSTPAGQELRLRQEYFFSSASIQDIVRRHVQYFGDIRTLPDKAAIQLNDTHPAVSVAELMRLLVDFHDIAFDEAWDITRATFGYTNHTLLPEALESWPLPLFERLLPRHMQIVYQINAKLLRDARKVAGVDDAAIAAISLIDEGGERRVRMANLAFAGSHSVNGVAALHTELMKKTVFADLHRLFPERINNKTNGITPRRWLLECNPDLTALIAEAIGGDFRDDAQKLTALAPFADDMTFRERFAAVKRSNKVMLSNYLKETIGLRTNPDAIFDVQIKRIHEYKRQLLNLIETVALYDQIRSHPERDWTPRVKLFAGKAASSYHNAKLVIKLANDIAKRINADPAVGDLLKVAFVPNYNVSLAERMIPAADLSEQISTAGMEASGTGNMKFALNGALTIGTLDGANIEIMEHVGDNNIFIFGLTADEVADKRAAGYTPRDVIEGSRELAQAVSAIASGVFSPDDPDRYKGLMGGLYDHDWFMVAADFDAYTAAQRSVDARWSDPAAWGRSAILNVANMGWFSSDRTIGEYAKQIWGVM from the coding sequence ATCGATACCGACGCAGAAACCCGCGCGCTCGCCTCTGCGATCGTCGACACGCTGGTCCACCGGATCGGCAAGGACGCGCAGGCGGCGCGACCGCACGACTGGCTGGCGGCGACGATCCTGACGCTGCGCAATGAGATCATCGAACGCTGGATGGAATCGACCAAGGCGGCGCACGCCGCGGGGGCGAAGCGCGTCTATTACCTCAGCCTCGAATTCCTGATCGGGCGGCTGCTGCGCGACGCCTTGTCGAACCTGCGCCATACGGCGGAAGTCGGCGCGGCGCTCGCCTCGCTGGGCGTCGACCTGGCGACGATCGAGGAGATCGAACCCGACGCCGCGCTCGGCAACGGTGGCCTTGGCCGGCTGGCGGCGTGTTTCATGGAGAGCCTCGCCAGCCTCGACCTGCCCGCCTATGGCTATGGCATCCGCTACGTGAACGGCATGTTCCGCCAGCGGATCGACGACGGCTGGCAGGTCGAACTGCCCGAGACGTGGCTGGCGCATGGCAATCCGTGGGAGTTCGAGCGGCGCGAGAGCGCCTATTTCGTCGGCTTCGGTGGCGAGGTGACGACCAAGGCGAGCGGCCTGACGCACTGGAACCCGGCCGAGGCGGTGCAGGCGGTCGCCTATGACACGCCGATGGTCGGCTGGCGCGGCAAACGCGTCAACACGCTCAGGCTGTGGCGTGCGCGCGCGTTCGATCCCATCCGCCTCGACCAGTTCAACGCGGGCGATTTCCAGGGCGCGCTCGCCGGAGAGTTGCGCGCCGAGACGCTGACCCGCGTCCTCTATCCCAACGATTCGACGCCGGCGGGGCAGGAATTGCGCCTGCGTCAGGAATATTTCTTCAGCTCCGCGTCGATCCAGGACATCGTGCGCCGCCACGTCCAGTATTTCGGCGATATCCGCACATTGCCGGACAAGGCGGCGATCCAGCTCAACGACACGCACCCGGCGGTGTCCGTCGCCGAGCTGATGCGGCTGCTGGTCGATTTCCACGACATCGCCTTCGACGAAGCGTGGGACATCACGCGCGCGACCTTCGGCTACACCAACCACACTTTGCTGCCCGAGGCGCTGGAAAGCTGGCCGCTGCCGCTGTTCGAGCGGCTGCTGCCGCGGCACATGCAGATCGTCTACCAGATCAACGCCAAGCTGCTGCGCGACGCGCGCAAGGTCGCCGGCGTCGACGATGCCGCGATCGCGGCGATCAGCCTGATCGACGAGGGCGGCGAGCGGCGCGTGCGCATGGCGAACCTGGCCTTCGCGGGCAGCCATTCGGTCAACGGCGTCGCGGCCCTGCATACCGAACTCATGAAGAAGACGGTGTTCGCCGACCTGCACCGGCTGTTCCCCGAGCGGATCAACAACAAGACCAACGGCATCACGCCGCGCCGCTGGCTGCTGGAATGCAATCCCGATCTGACCGCGCTGATCGCCGAGGCGATCGGCGGCGATTTCCGCGACGACGCGCAGAAACTGACCGCGCTCGCGCCGTTTGCCGACGACATGACCTTCCGGGAGCGCTTTGCCGCGGTGAAGCGTTCGAACAAGGTAATGCTGTCGAATTACCTGAAGGAAACCATCGGCTTGCGGACCAATCCGGACGCGATCTTCGACGTCCAGATCAAGCGGATCCATGAATACAAGCGTCAGTTGCTCAACCTGATCGAGACGGTCGCGCTGTACGACCAGATCAGGAGCCACCCGGAACGCGACTGGACGCCGCGGGTAAAGCTGTTCGCGGGCAAGGCGGCGTCGAGCTATCACAATGCCAAACTGGTCATCAAACTGGCCAACGACATCGCCAAGCGGATCAACGCCGATCCCGCTGTCGGCGACCTGCTGAAGGTCGCGTTCGTCCCCAATTACAACGTTTCGCTGGCCGAGCGTATGATCCCGGCCGCCGATCTGTCGGAACAGATCAGCACCGCGGGGATGGAGGCGTCGGGCACGGGCAACATGAAGTTCGCGCTCAACGGCGCGCTGACGATCGGCACGCTCGACGGCGCGAACATCGAGATCATGGAGCATGTCGGCGACAACAACATCTTCATCTTCGGCCTGACCGCGGACGAGGTCGCCGACAAGCGCGCTGCAGGCTACACCCCGCGCGACGTGATCGAGGGGTCGCGCGAGCTGGCACAGGCGGTCAGCGCGATCGCGTCGGGCGTCTTCTCCCCGGACGATCCCGACCGATACAAGGGGTTGATGGGCGGGTTGTACGACCACGACTGGTTCATGGTCGCGGCCGATTTCGACGCCTATACCGCCGCGCAGCGCAGCGTCGATGCACGGTGGAGCGATCCGGCCGCCTGGGGCCGCTCTGCGATTCTCAACGTCGCCAACATGGGCTGGTTCTCGTCCGACCGCACGATCGGCGAATATGCGAAGCAGATCTGGGGCGTGATGTGA
- the glgB gene encoding 1,4-alpha-glucan branching protein GlgB, with translation MTPSRAAIDALVEGRHDDPFALLGVFAAPKGSFARALVPGAETVEAHDLAGASLGPLARIDGRGLFEGVLPGDPQPLKYKAQGFGAEWWLTDPYSFGPVLGPTDDYLMAEGTHLRLWDKVGAHWIEHEGAHGTHFAVWAPNARRVSVVGDFNDWNGARHVMRRRGAVGVWEIFLPDIGPGRAYKFEIVGPDGAVQPLKADPFAFAAELRPKTASVTTAPPAHVWHDAAHRDAWAKVDPRRVPISIYEVHAGSWDRDEHGWYLSWDALADRLIPYVVDLGFTHIEFMPVSEHPYDPSWGYQTTGLYAPSARFGDHEGFARFVDGAHQAGIGVILDWVPAHFPTDAHGLAHFDGTALYEHEDPRLGFHPDWNTAIYNFGRREVESFLVNNALFWAERYHVDGLRVDAVASMLYRDYSREPGEWIPNAEGGRENWEAVDFLRAMNRAVYREHPGIFTVAEESTSWPGVSAPALNEASRSNLGFGFKWNMGWMHDTLQYFARLPIHRRHHHGEINFGLVYAFSENFVLPLSHDEVVHGKGTLLEKMPGDDWQKFANLRSLYAFMWGYPGKKLLFMGQEFAQRREWSEDRALDWSLRGAHSHEGVRNLVRDLNRVYRDTPALYARDCEGDGFAWLIADDAANSVFAWLRKAPGERPVAVIANLTPVARAPYRVPLPYDGRWREIINSDAHEYWGSGLGNMGGVDAKDGAAWVTLPPLATVMLQFES, from the coding sequence GTGACGCCGTCGCGCGCCGCGATCGATGCCCTGGTGGAGGGTCGGCACGACGATCCCTTCGCCCTGCTCGGCGTCTTCGCCGCGCCGAAGGGCAGTTTCGCGCGCGCGCTCGTACCCGGCGCGGAGACGGTGGAGGCACACGACCTTGCCGGCGCGTCGCTCGGCCCGCTGGCCCGCATCGACGGGCGCGGCCTGTTCGAGGGGGTGCTGCCCGGCGATCCGCAGCCGCTGAAGTACAAGGCGCAAGGGTTCGGCGCCGAATGGTGGCTGACCGACCCGTACAGCTTCGGCCCGGTGCTGGGCCCGACCGACGATTATCTGATGGCGGAAGGCACGCACCTTCGCCTGTGGGACAAGGTGGGCGCGCACTGGATCGAGCATGAGGGCGCGCACGGCACGCATTTCGCGGTCTGGGCGCCCAATGCGCGGCGCGTGTCGGTCGTCGGCGACTTCAACGACTGGAACGGTGCGCGCCACGTCATGCGCCGCCGCGGCGCGGTGGGGGTGTGGGAGATATTCCTGCCCGACATCGGACCGGGCCGCGCGTACAAGTTCGAGATCGTCGGGCCGGACGGCGCGGTGCAGCCGCTGAAGGCGGACCCCTTCGCCTTCGCCGCCGAACTGCGCCCGAAGACCGCGTCCGTCACCACCGCGCCGCCAGCGCACGTCTGGCACGATGCGGCGCACCGCGATGCCTGGGCAAAGGTCGACCCGCGCCGCGTGCCGATCAGCATCTACGAAGTACATGCCGGATCATGGGACCGCGACGAACATGGCTGGTATCTGAGCTGGGACGCGCTTGCCGACCGGCTCATCCCCTATGTCGTCGACCTGGGCTTCACGCACATCGAGTTCATGCCGGTCAGCGAGCATCCCTATGACCCGTCGTGGGGGTATCAGACGACCGGGCTCTATGCGCCGTCCGCGCGCTTCGGCGATCACGAAGGGTTCGCGCGCTTCGTCGACGGCGCGCATCAGGCGGGCATTGGCGTCATCCTCGACTGGGTGCCCGCGCATTTCCCGACCGATGCGCACGGCCTTGCCCATTTCGACGGCACCGCGCTGTACGAGCACGAGGACCCGCGGCTCGGCTTTCACCCCGACTGGAATACCGCGATCTATAATTTCGGGCGGCGCGAGGTAGAGTCGTTCCTGGTCAACAACGCGCTGTTCTGGGCGGAGCGCTATCACGTCGACGGGCTGCGCGTCGATGCGGTCGCCTCGATGCTGTACCGCGACTACAGCCGCGAGCCGGGCGAATGGATTCCCAATGCCGAGGGCGGGCGCGAGAATTGGGAGGCGGTCGACTTCCTGCGCGCGATGAACCGCGCGGTCTATCGAGAGCACCCGGGCATCTTCACCGTCGCCGAGGAATCGACCAGCTGGCCGGGCGTCTCCGCGCCTGCGCTCAACGAAGCCAGCCGCAGCAACCTGGGCTTCGGGTTCAAGTGGAACATGGGGTGGATGCACGACACGCTCCAGTATTTCGCGAGGCTGCCCATCCATCGGCGTCATCACCACGGCGAGATCAACTTCGGGCTGGTCTACGCGTTCAGCGAAAACTTCGTCCTGCCGCTCAGCCATGACGAGGTCGTCCACGGCAAGGGCACGTTGCTGGAAAAGATGCCGGGCGACGACTGGCAGAAGTTCGCCAACCTGCGCAGCCTCTATGCGTTCATGTGGGGCTATCCGGGCAAGAAGCTGCTGTTCATGGGACAGGAGTTCGCGCAGCGGCGCGAGTGGAGCGAGGATCGCGCGCTCGACTGGTCCTTGCGCGGCGCGCATTCGCACGAGGGCGTGCGCAACCTGGTGCGCGACCTCAACCGCGTCTATCGCGACACGCCGGCGCTCTACGCCCGCGATTGCGAGGGCGACGGGTTCGCATGGCTGATCGCCGACGATGCCGCCAATTCCGTCTTCGCCTGGCTGCGCAAGGCGCCGGGCGAACGGCCGGTCGCGGTCATCGCCAACCTGACCCCCGTCGCGCGCGCGCCGTATCGTGTGCCTTTGCCGTATGACGGGCGCTGGCGCGAGATCATCAATTCCGATGCGCACGAATATTGGGGCTCGGGCCTTGGCAACATGGGCGGCGTCGATGCGAAGGACGGCGCGGCCTGGGTCACGCTGCCGCCGCTCGCCACGGTGATGCTGCAATTCGAAAGCTGA
- a CDS encoding Nramp family divalent metal transporter, with the protein MPVGGKPGRRLAAFLGPGFLVAVGYMDPGNWATDIAGGSAFGYTLLSVVLLSNLMAIVLQALSARLGIAAGLDLAQACRAHYRRPVAIALWALAEVAIVACDLAEVLGTAIALKLLFDIPLVWGVLVTAFDVFLILALQRYGFRKIEAFIVALLLIIAGCFAFELFHAKPDLGGVLAGLVPTPGIVTDPAKLYLAIGILGATVMPHNLYLHSSIVQTRAFAHDEAGKSEAVRLATIDSTLALGLAFFINAAILILAAAVFHASGRTGVADIDEAYHLLAPTMGVGAASIVFGVALLASGQNSTVTGTLAGQIVMEGFLDIRLPVWLRRLVTRLLAIVPAVIVVGAMGDGGATRLLVLSQVILSLQLPFAVVPLVIFTGRRAIMGHFVSPLWLRTLAWVIAAIIIGLNATLLWGMM; encoded by the coding sequence TTGCCTGTCGGCGGAAAACCCGGCCGGCGGCTCGCCGCGTTCCTTGGGCCGGGATTTCTCGTCGCGGTCGGCTATATGGACCCGGGCAACTGGGCGACCGACATCGCGGGCGGATCGGCGTTCGGCTACACCTTGCTGTCGGTCGTACTCTTGTCGAACCTGATGGCGATCGTGCTGCAGGCGCTGTCGGCGCGGCTCGGGATCGCCGCGGGGCTCGACCTCGCGCAGGCGTGCCGTGCGCACTATCGCCGTCCGGTGGCGATCGCGCTGTGGGCGCTGGCGGAGGTAGCGATCGTCGCCTGCGACCTTGCCGAGGTGCTGGGCACCGCGATCGCGCTGAAGCTTCTGTTCGACATCCCGCTCGTCTGGGGCGTGCTGGTCACCGCGTTCGACGTGTTCCTGATCCTCGCGCTGCAACGTTATGGATTCCGCAAGATCGAGGCGTTCATCGTCGCGCTGCTGCTGATCATCGCGGGCTGTTTCGCGTTCGAGCTGTTCCACGCGAAGCCCGACCTTGGCGGCGTGCTCGCCGGGCTGGTGCCGACGCCGGGCATCGTCACCGATCCGGCCAAACTGTATCTCGCGATCGGCATCCTCGGCGCGACGGTGATGCCGCACAACCTCTACCTCCATTCCTCGATCGTACAGACGCGCGCCTTCGCCCATGACGAGGCGGGCAAGAGCGAGGCGGTGCGACTGGCGACGATCGACAGCACGCTGGCGCTCGGGCTTGCCTTCTTCATCAACGCGGCGATCCTGATCCTCGCCGCCGCCGTCTTCCACGCATCGGGCAGGACGGGCGTCGCCGACATCGACGAGGCGTATCACCTGCTCGCGCCGACGATGGGCGTCGGGGCGGCGAGCATCGTGTTCGGCGTCGCCCTGCTCGCGTCAGGGCAGAATTCCACCGTCACCGGCACGCTCGCCGGGCAGATCGTGATGGAGGGATTCCTCGACATCCGCCTGCCCGTCTGGCTGCGCCGGCTGGTGACGCGGCTGCTCGCGATCGTCCCGGCGGTGATCGTCGTCGGCGCGATGGGCGACGGCGGTGCGACGCGGCTGCTCGTGCTGAGCCAGGTGATCCTCAGCCTGCAGTTGCCCTTTGCGGTGGTGCCATTGGTCATCTTCACCGGGCGGCGCGCGATCATGGGCCATTTCGTCAGCCCGCTATGGCTGCGCACGCTCGCCTGGGTGATCGCCGCGATCATCATCGGGCTCAACGCCACCTTGTTATGGGGCATGATGTGA
- the rlmB gene encoding 23S rRNA (guanosine(2251)-2'-O)-methyltransferase RlmB: MSRRGHRPSTGTANRPRFWGRHAVTAALANPDRVVRKLWGTREALAALDLPPVLPVTYADVADLGRLVPADAPHQGLVAEVEPLEDMWLGDLLIAGQDDRRPLVVLDQVTDPHNVGAILRSAAAFDALGIVTQDRHAPPESGTVARSASGALETVPWVRVVNLARALEEIAEAGFWRIGLTGHASQTLAQAMGDQRICIVLGAEGEGMRQNTEAHCDELAKLPISHKVESLNVSNAAAIALYAVAAR, from the coding sequence ATGTCGCGCCGTGGCCATCGCCCGTCGACGGGCACCGCCAACCGCCCGCGCTTCTGGGGCCGCCACGCGGTGACCGCCGCGCTCGCCAACCCCGATCGCGTCGTGCGCAAGCTGTGGGGCACGCGCGAGGCGCTGGCGGCGCTCGACCTGCCGCCGGTGCTGCCCGTCACCTATGCGGACGTCGCCGACCTCGGCCGCCTCGTCCCCGCCGACGCGCCGCATCAGGGGCTGGTCGCGGAGGTCGAGCCGCTGGAGGACATGTGGCTGGGCGACCTGCTGATCGCGGGGCAGGACGACCGGCGCCCGCTCGTCGTGCTCGACCAGGTCACCGATCCGCACAATGTCGGCGCGATCCTGCGCTCCGCCGCGGCGTTCGATGCGCTCGGCATCGTCACGCAGGACCGGCACGCGCCGCCCGAAAGCGGCACGGTCGCACGCTCGGCGTCAGGCGCGCTGGAGACGGTGCCCTGGGTGCGCGTCGTCAATCTCGCCCGTGCGCTGGAGGAGATTGCGGAGGCCGGCTTCTGGCGGATCGGGCTGACCGGACACGCCAGCCAGACGCTGGCGCAGGCGATGGGCGACCAGCGCATCTGCATCGTGCTCGGCGCGGAAGGCGAAGGCATGCGCCAGAATACCGAGGCGCATTGCGACGAACTCGCCAAGCTGCCGATCAGCCACAAGGTGGAGAGCCTCAACGTCTCCAACGCCGCCGCGATCGCGCTCTACGCGGTGGCGGCGCGGTAA
- a CDS encoding 2Fe-2S iron-sulfur cluster-binding protein → MAKLIVVTRAGEEREINGEAGLSVMEVIRDGGIDEILALCGGCCSCATCHVHVDPAFADKLPPMGEDENDLLDSVDDRDATSRLSCQLPFGPALDGMRVTIGADD, encoded by the coding sequence ATGGCCAAGCTTATCGTCGTCACGCGCGCGGGGGAAGAACGCGAAATCAACGGCGAAGCCGGCTTGTCGGTGATGGAGGTGATCCGCGACGGCGGGATCGACGAAATCCTGGCGCTGTGCGGTGGCTGCTGTTCGTGCGCGACGTGCCACGTCCATGTCGACCCGGCGTTCGCCGACAAGCTGCCGCCGATGGGCGAGGACGAGAACGACCTGCTCGATTCGGTCGATGATCGCGACGCGACGAGCCGCCTGTCGTGCCAGCTGCCGTTCGGCCCGGCGCTGGACGGGATGCGCGTGACGATCGGCGCGGACGACTGA
- a CDS encoding M20/M25/M40 family metallo-hydrolase produces MRRLLFAVSAIALAAPVGAQDRAAIATIIDQGTNHSEVMPIAQHLSDVIGPRLTNSPAMRRAEDWTQAKFREWGLKNVHKEGFAFGRGWSIERASVRMMTPRVVQLTAIPVAWTPATPGTITAPVVVAPIARERDFARYRGQLAGKIVMVTMPRAAGDPTDPPFKRLSGEDIGKLDQFQQPSYDPNATDRRMKRLDFTKKLDAFLKSEGAVAIATMSYRDGKLLHGEGYLFGTGETASLPSVQIAQEDYLRLARLARVGPAPTLEITSDVRFDDTDPQAYNVFAEIPGTDPKAGYVMAGAHLDSWVAGDGSADNGAGSAEVMEAARILAASGVRPKRTIRFALWAGEEQGLLGSMAYVQAHLARRGAAGEAVPGGMKGFYGFSDRWPITPLPGYGDLAAYFNIDNGSGKLRGLYAENNPAVVPIFREWLSPFASMGAGNVVARQTGGTDHVFMQQVGVPGFQFIQDPLDYGSRIHHSSIDTFDHLKAEDMRQGSIVLAGVLLSAANADKALPRPPLPTKPVATDPYAYSDDDD; encoded by the coding sequence ATGCGCCGCCTGCTGTTTGCCGTCTCCGCCATCGCCCTTGCCGCGCCCGTCGGCGCGCAGGACCGCGCCGCGATCGCCACGATCATCGACCAGGGCACCAACCACAGCGAGGTAATGCCGATCGCGCAGCATCTGTCCGACGTCATCGGCCCGCGCCTGACCAACTCGCCCGCGATGCGCCGCGCGGAGGATTGGACGCAGGCCAAGTTCCGCGAATGGGGACTTAAGAACGTCCATAAGGAAGGCTTCGCCTTTGGCCGCGGCTGGTCGATCGAGCGCGCGAGCGTGCGGATGATGACCCCGCGCGTCGTGCAGCTGACCGCGATCCCCGTCGCCTGGACCCCCGCGACGCCCGGCACGATCACCGCGCCCGTCGTCGTCGCGCCGATCGCGCGCGAGCGCGACTTCGCCAGATATCGCGGCCAGCTGGCGGGCAAGATCGTCATGGTCACGATGCCCCGCGCCGCGGGCGATCCGACCGACCCGCCCTTCAAGCGCCTTTCTGGCGAGGACATCGGCAAGCTCGACCAGTTCCAGCAGCCCAGTTACGATCCCAATGCGACCGACCGCCGGATGAAGCGGCTCGATTTTACCAAGAAGCTCGATGCGTTTCTGAAGAGCGAGGGCGCGGTCGCGATCGCCACCATGTCCTATCGCGACGGCAAGCTCCTTCATGGCGAAGGCTATCTGTTCGGCACGGGCGAGACCGCATCGCTGCCATCCGTCCAGATCGCGCAGGAAGATTACCTGCGCCTCGCCCGCCTTGCCCGGGTCGGCCCCGCCCCGACGCTGGAGATCACCAGCGACGTGCGCTTCGACGACACCGATCCGCAGGCGTACAACGTCTTCGCCGAAATCCCCGGCACCGATCCCAAGGCGGGCTACGTCATGGCCGGCGCGCATCTCGACAGCTGGGTCGCGGGCGACGGGTCGGCGGACAATGGCGCAGGCTCGGCCGAGGTAATGGAGGCCGCGCGCATCCTCGCGGCCAGCGGCGTTAGACCGAAGCGCACGATCCGCTTCGCGCTATGGGCGGGCGAGGAACAGGGGCTGCTCGGCTCCATGGCCTATGTGCAGGCGCATCTCGCGCGGCGCGGTGCGGCGGGAGAAGCGGTGCCGGGCGGGATGAAGGGCTTCTACGGCTTTTCCGACCGCTGGCCGATCACGCCGCTGCCCGGCTACGGCGATCTTGCCGCCTATTTCAACATCGACAACGGCTCGGGCAAATTGCGCGGGCTCTATGCGGAAAACAATCCGGCGGTGGTGCCGATCTTTCGCGAATGGCTCAGCCCCTTCGCCTCTATGGGCGCGGGCAACGTCGTCGCGCGCCAGACCGGCGGCACCGACCACGTCTTCATGCAGCAGGTCGGCGTGCCCGGCTTCCAGTTCATCCAGGATCCGCTCGATTACGGCAGCCGCATCCACCACAGCTCGATCGACACGTTCGACCATCTGAAGGCGGAGGACATGCGCCAGGGATCGATCGTGCTGGCCGGAGTCTTGCTCTCCGCCGCCAATGCGGACAAGGCGCTGCCACGCCCGCCGCTGCCGACCAAGCCGGTGGCCACCGACCCTTATGCCTATAGTGACGATGATGACTGA